TGTCCTCGCCACCGATCCGAGGCAGCTGCGGCATCGAATCCTGCAGCCCACGCAGGATCGCGTACATGGTGGCTGCTTCCTCGAACCCGAAAACGGAGCCTTCGGCGCCGGTCGCGTCGAGAACGGCGAAGGTGTTCGGGTCGAGGCGAGCCGACCCAACGGTCCCCCGATACGCCAGGGAGCCGTTCAGCTCGATCTCGTGAGTCTCTCCCGAGAACCGCCCCTGCATCGATGGCACTCCATCACTCTCGGACAGCATGAAGGCATTGTCGGTCTCGGCAAGGAAGTCTTCGCGGTTCAGGTACAGACGAGGCTTGTCACGATACGGCTCGCCTGCGGTCGGGCAGAACGTGACGCAGTTGCCGCATTCGTTGCAGAAGTCCGTCAGCACCACGATCTGATAGCCCTGTTCCACACGAAACGGAGTGTGGTCGGTCACCTGCGACGCTCCGTCGTTGATCGTGACGACCGGGAGATCCATCGTGATCGGCTCCGAAACATACGTCATGAGCGCCATGTTGGGACACACCCCCACGCAGATGCTGCAATACAGGTCGCAGTCGAGACAGCGTGCGGCCTCCGCTCGAGCCTCCTCGATCGTGTACGGGAAAGTCGAGATGGCGAAGTTCCTCCGGTCGGCGACCGGGACATGAGTGATCGGAACGCGATACTCCCGATGGGCTTTTCGCACCTGGATTTCCACAACGGAAACGTCGGGCAGCACCCGGGGAGCGGGTCCCACCTCGCCGCCTTCTCGTGTGACGATTACCGCTGCCACGGTCTTGCCGTCGGCCGCGGCCTTGACGATCGAGGCCGGACCGGACCCCGCAACATCGCCCGCGGCGAAGACCCCTCCGACCGAAGTCTCCAACGTGAGCGGATCGACTTCGAGGTATCCGCGATCGGTGAGGCGCGGCATCTCCTCTCCGAAGAAGTCGATCAGCGCGTCTTGACTGATGGCCAGGATCAACATGTCGAAGGGAAGCTCGAACTCGGAGCCCTCGATCGGATGCGGGATCTTGCGTCCGGACCCGTCCCGATCCCCGCGATATTCGTTGCGGACACAGACCAATCCTGTGAGAGCACCTCCTTCGATGTGAAGGCCGACGGGACTTGCCAACTCCTCCACGCCGATGCCCTCCTCGAGGAGTGCGCGGACTTCTTCCCGATCGGCCGGCATCTGGTCGATCGTCCGCCGGTAGACGACCGTGACTTCGTCCGCCCCAAGGCGCCAAGCCGTCCGCGCACAGTCCATCGCAGTGTCACCGGCCCCGATGACGGCCACACGTTTCCCGACCGGTACCGGGTGCCCCTCCCGTGCCTCTCTCAGGAAGTGCAAAGCGTCGATCACACCGGCAGCATCTTCGCCTTCCAGACCGAGCCTCTTGCCGATCTGCGCCCCGACGCTCACGATGATGTAGGCGTACCCTTGTCCTCGCAGGTCGGAGATGGTGAAGTCCTTGCCTGCCGTCTGTCCGTAGCGAATCTCCACACCGAGTTCGTCGAGAGCCTCGAGATCGTGGTCGATTTCGTGCCGGGGTAGGCGGTACTCGGGAATCGCTCCGGCCACCATGCCGCCCGGATAGGGATGTTGTTCGAACATCGTCACCGAGAACCCGTTCATCGCGAGACGTTCGGCAGCCGATATTCCTGCCGGCCCCGTACCGATGATTGCGACCCGTATGCCGTTCGGCGGCGCCTGGGGAATCAGATTCGGGTCTGTTTCGTGCTGCATGATGAAACGCTTGATGTCGCGAATCGCAAGGGGCTCGTCGTAGTGGGTTCTGATGCACGTGAGCTCACAGAGGTGGTCGCAGACGTCGCCCAGGATCGTCGGAATCGGGTTGTCCCGACGGGTCACCTCGACAGCTCGATCCCAGTCTCCTTCCTGGACCGCGCGCATGTACTCGGGCACGCGCTGGTTTACCGGGCATTCGTCCTCGCAGGGAGCTTCGATACAGTCGAAGAGCCCCAGCGGACGGGTCGTCTTGGATCTGTCTCGAAGAAATGAGCCCTTCTTGAGTTCCCATGCCTGTCGAACCTGGCTCGCATAGGTCCGCAGGTTGATCCTCGCCAGAGCCTTCACCACCTCATCGCCGAACTCTCCGACCTCCGTCTCCGTCAAGCCTCGCCGCACTCCCCAATCCCGGATCGCCTCCGATGCACTTCCTTCGAACCCCCCGGAGAGAAGACCGGCCAGCGCTTCGCACTCGTCCACATCGGGATTCAGGCCCGTGTCACTGAACGATGTCGTGCTCAGGATCGACACGAAATCGCTGAACCCCGGGTCGCGGATTGCAGAGCGGGCGATGAAGTCGGTGAGGTCCGTCGCTCCGACGAGATCCATCGCCGCGTCGGTCGTCTCGAAGTACTGCAGCATCCGCATGTACCCGCCGGATTTGAGCAGGTCGGAGCACACGGTGACGCTCTTCATTCCCGACCGCAGCAGCGCCGGGACATTGAATGCGTCGGCTCCGCCGGCGAACGAGATGGGAAGATCTCCGTTGAACTCCTCGTTGAGCTCGTTGGCAACGTTCACCGTGATCGCATGCAGTGCGCGCCCGGACATGTACATCGTCGTTTCCTCGAAGACCTCTCTGAAGTTCAAGACCTCGAGGGTGTTGGAGAGCTTCACACCGAAGGTGACGCCCATCGAATGTGCGACACGAAGGAGACGTCGAAACATCGCCACGGCGTCGTCGTAGCGCAGGTCGTGTTCGAACGCCTCGTCCGGCACGGCAACGTCGACGTACCCCAGGTCGTCGTGAAGGATCTCGCGAACCCTCTCCGGGCCGAGGAGTGTCGGATTCGACTTCACACTGGTGTGGAGAACCCGCTCCCTCATGAGGTACTTGCTGATCTTCTCGATCTCGTCCGGTGGGCAGCCGTGCATGGTGGAGAGGGTGATCGTGTCCGACAGCCGGGTGGGGATGTCGACGTCGTGCACATCGGGATAGTCCTCTGCCACGATGTCGACGTAGCCGTCGAGATGGTCCGAGGCGTCGCTCATCTGGTCGAGGTACCACTGCACGTTCGGCCGGCGGATACCCGCGTAGTCGTATCCGACACTCATGTTGAAGATCATCCCGGGACCGTCCCCGCGGAATCCGAGCTTGCGATGGAGCGCATGGATCAGCACCCAGGCGCGCAAGTACTCGTCGAACGATTCATGGATCTTCAGCTCCTGGGACCATTCGACGTTGTAGCCCTCGTCCTGACAGTCGATGCATGGCTTGGACACGTCCAACTCGTCGAGCGTCTGCACGGTTTTCAGCTCGATGAAACGTGCACCGTTCAGCCAGGCGACGACGATGTTCTGTGCCATCTGCGTGTGTGGCCCGGCTGCCACGCCAAACGGGTTGTCCATCGGATAGCCGTACTTGTTGGTGCGAAAGTGATCGTCCGGGGAGGGAACGAAGAAGGCCGAGCGCGGAACGCCGAAGATGCTGTCCTTCTCTGCCAGCTCCGAGAAGACCCAGCGGCTGAGTTGGCGCATCGAGATTGGGTGGAATCGGTCAGACATCCTTTGCTCTCCTTGTTCTCACCGGCCGTCGCTGGTGGCCATTCATAGCCGGGCGTGGAGTCGCAAGGCCTGCTCACGGGCCTTCGCGCGAATCTCCTTCGCATCGACCCGTGTCGGTTTCCCGTCCTCGAAGACGACCTCGCCGGCGATCTCGACCTTCAGCGGACGCACACCGGAAGTGAACGCGAGGTGCCACGGGTCCATGGGCTCGTACGACCAGGTCACCAGATCATCGAGTGCCTCCGGTGCGATACACCAGCCTTCTTCGAGCCAGCCCCATGCCGTCTCCGGGCTCGCGGTCACGTCCACGGAGCGTTGCATGACGTATGCGAGACGGAACGACTCGATCATCGCGGCACCGATTCCATCGGTTCCCAAGGCAACCGGGTTGGCGAACCGGGCCGGGTTCGCGTAGCCGACGGCATTGTTGAGATTCGAGCGCGGATTGTGCACGATCGTCCCGGAAAAGCCATGATCGGTGGGCAGGTGCACCGCATGGATGAGAAGCCAATCGTCCTGCGCGAGCGCGCCAAGTCGCCGGGAGGCATCGATGTCGGCCTCGCCTTCCGCGACGTGGACATGCACTCCAACCCCGAGGTCTCGCGCGATCCCCGCCGCGGATTCGAGACTCTCATCCGTGCAAGTAAACGCTGCATGAATGCCCACCAACCCCTTACCACCGGCCCTGATGAAGCGTTCATTCTCGGCCAGGCCTCTCTCTGCCGCCTCGTGTCCGTGCCTGTCCGTGATGCCATACGCACACACCACTCGAACCCCCACTTCCGCACAGGCGTCTGCGATGACCGAGAGGCTTCCCTCGATGGCGTTCGGCGACTCGTTGTGATCCACGATCACCGTGGTGCCCTGCTCCAGAGCCTCCAGTGCGCCCAGCTTTGCCGACCACTCCAACATGTCGAGATCGAGCGCGGTGTCCAGACGCCACCACACTTGTTCGAGAATCTCCAGGAAACTGGTCGGTGTCTTCGGCGGAGCGGGCATGCCCCGTGCGAGCGCCGAGTAGAGGTGATGATGTGCGCAAACCATTCCTGGAGTTGTGGCCGACATGGGACCTTCCATTCGTCGACTTCAACCTAGTGGTGCGTCGCAGGATTGGCGCCCGCGTATCTCCGAGAACTCGACGCCATCGGGCAAGGACGCACGAACGCGCCGCCAAGGACCGCGAGCCGCGTCCTGATTGGTTGCCGGGACACAACACGACGAACACCAGGAACGACGCATGCATCTCGATTTCATCGAGACAACCGGTGGTTCAGCTGGTCATCGGCAGTACGGACCGCCACACACCGTCGCGATCGTGCATCGCGGCCGCGATTGCCGGGGCGGTCGGGACCAGGCCGATCTCTCCCACACCCTTGATGCCGTATGGGGCGTCGGGCTGGGGCACCTCGACGATGATGACGTCGACCTGTGGCATGTCCTTTGCACGAAGGATGCCGAGACTCCTCAACGTCATGTTGATCGGTCGAGCCTGCCCGTCGGTCGGAAAGTGCTCCGACATCGCATAGCCGAGACCCATGTGGACCGCACCCTCGATCTGACCTTCCACGAGCATCGGGTTCACGGCGCGTCCGACGTCATGCGCCGCGATCACTTTCTCGATCACCCCGGATTCCCGGTCCATGACGACCACCTGTGCCGCGTACCCGAAGGCCGAGTGGATCAACGGGTGTTCGACGCCTGAATCGAACGATTCGGTCCAATCGACAACGTATTCGCCGTAGTAGTCGACGCCCACCTGTCTTCCACTCTCGTCGGCTATCCGACAGGCATCTCGGATGGCACCGGCTCCGAGAAGCGTGCCCCTGCTCCCCGTTGTCTGCCCATCCCCGAGTTCTCGAGTGGTATCCACGACGACTCGGATCTTGGTCGTGTCGATGCCCAGTTCCTCAGCGACAACCTGCAGAGCAACGGTGTGAATCCCTTGACCCATCTCCGTCCACCCGTGCCGTACCTCAACGATTCCGTCTTCCTCGAACCGCACGACAGCCTCGGAGACCTCGCGGTATCCGTTCCCGAGACCGGAGTTCTTCAGGGCGAGGCCGACACCGACTGCCTTGCCTTCGGCCCGGGCACGCTCATAGCCGTCTCTCACTGCGTCCAGACACGCTCGGGCTCCTCGACATCCATCGTCCATGATCTGGCCGGGACCCCACTCGGAGCCGGGCTGGATCACGTTGCGAAAACGCATCTCGAGCCCGGAGATCCCGACGATCTCCGCAAGGCGGTCGAGGGCACCTTCCATGGCGAACTGCGCCTGGTTGGCTCCGAAGCCTCGAAAGGCGCCGCACACCGGGTTGTTCGTGCGCGCAGCGATCGACTCGACGTCGACGTTCGGGACCACGTACGGACCGGTCGCATGACCGGCGGCACGTTCGAGCACCTTCATGCCTACGGACGCGTAGGGTCCGGAGTCTCCCAGCATCTTCGCCCTGACCGCCGTCAAGCGGCCGTCGTCGTCGCAGCCGACCCAGTACTCGAGTCGGATCGGATGACGCTTGGCGTGCATCAGCAGAGACTGCTCTCGTGTCAACGTGCACTTGACGGGCCTCTGCAGGAGCCACGCCGCCAGTGCGGTCTGGCCCTGGTTCGACATGTCCTCCTTGCCCCCGAACGCTCCCCCGGTCGAGACCAGTTCGACGACCACCGAGTCACGGGGCAAGGCGAGGAGACTTGCGATCTGATCGCGATCGTCCCACACACCCTGGCCGCCCGACCACACCTTCAGTGTGCCGTCCGGTTGTGGAGCCGCCAACGTGGACTCCGGTTCCAGGAATGCGTGCTCCACCCGCTGCGTTTGGAAGACCTCATGGACGACGTGGCTGCTGGTCGCCAGCGCCGCTTCCGTGTCACCGCGCTGGTATGCCGACACGGACAGAACGTTGCCGTCCAGCCCCCACACTGCATTCTCGGACGAGGACAGCACCTTCTTCGGGTCGGTGAACGGTGTCAGAACGTGATACTCCGCGTCGACGAGTCCTGCCGCACGTTCGGCGATGTCCCTGGTCTCTGCAACGACGATGGCAAGCACATCGCCGAGGTAGGAAGTCCTTCCTCCTTCGGGTATGAACACCGGCCAGTCCTTGTGGATCAGCCCGACCCGCAGCTCCCCTGGCACGTCGCTGCCGGTATACACGGCGGCGACACCGTCGAGGGATTCCGCGGCGGACGTGTCGATCCGAAGTACGTCGGCTCGGGCGTGATCGACCAGGCGAAGGGCGCCGTGGAGCAGACCGGGCACCCGCATGTCGTCGACATATCCCCGCTCCCCGAGTGCAAGCTCTCTCGCTTCATACTTGATCCCGCTGGAACCGAGGCCTTCCGGCGCGGCGACGGCCGGTTCCTCACCGCGGGCAACCGCCTCGATCGCATCGAAGATCTTGATGTAGCCCGTACAGCGACACAAGTTGGCACCAAGGTGACGCCGCAGATCGTCGCGAGAGAGCGCAGAGCCCTTCTTGTCGATGAGCGC
The sequence above is drawn from the bacterium BMS3Abin02 genome and encodes:
- a CDS encoding 8-oxoguanine deaminase; this translates as MSATTPGMVCAHHHLYSALARGMPAPPKTPTSFLEILEQVWWRLDTALDLDMLEWSAKLGALEALEQGTTVIVDHNESPNAIEGSLSVIADACAEVGVRVVCAYGITDRHGHEAAERGLAENERFIRAGGKGLVGIHAAFTCTDESLESAAGIARDLGVGVHVHVAEGEADIDASRRLGALAQDDWLLIHAVHLPTDHGFSGTIVHNPRSNLNNAVGYANPARFANPVALGTDGIGAAMIESFRLAYVMQRSVDVTASPETAWGWLEEGWCIAPEALDDLVTWSYEPMDPWHLAFTSGVRPLKVEIAGEVVFEDGKPTRVDAKEIRAKAREQALRLHARL
- the pucD_2 gene encoding putative xanthine dehydrogenase subunit D, with protein sequence MVGFELNGAAVEVRDDHPHLLAALREELGVTSPKDGCAPSGQCGACTVLVDGKARVSCQLQLEKVAGRSVTTLEGLDPDERTRYADAFAAYGATQCGFCTPGIIMRSKALIDKKGSALSRDDLRRHLGANLCRCTGYIKIFDAIEAVARGEEPAVAAPEGLGSSGIKYEARELALGERGYVDDMRVPGLLHGALRLVDHARADVLRIDTSAAESLDGVAAVYTGSDVPGELRVGLIHKDWPVFIPEGGRTSYLGDVLAIVVAETRDIAERAAGLVDAEYHVLTPFTDPKKVLSSSENAVWGLDGNVLSVSAYQRGDTEAALATSSHVVHEVFQTQRVEHAFLEPESTLAAPQPDGTLKVWSGGQGVWDDRDQIASLLALPRDSVVVELVSTGGAFGGKEDMSNQGQTALAAWLLQRPVKCTLTREQSLLMHAKRHPIRLEYWVGCDDDGRLTAVRAKMLGDSGPYASVGMKVLERAAGHATGPYVVPNVDVESIAARTNNPVCGAFRGFGANQAQFAMEGALDRLAEIVGISGLEMRFRNVIQPGSEWGPGQIMDDGCRGARACLDAVRDGYERARAEGKAVGVGLALKNSGLGNGYREVSEAVVRFEEDGIVEVRHGWTEMGQGIHTVALQVVAEELGIDTTKIRVVVDTTRELGDGQTTGSRGTLLGAGAIRDACRIADESGRQVGVDYYGEYVVDWTESFDSGVEHPLIHSAFGYAAQVVVMDRESGVIEKVIAAHDVGRAVNPMLVEGQIEGAVHMGLGYAMSEHFPTDGQARPINMTLRSLGILRAKDMPQVDVIIVEVPQPDAPYGIKGVGEIGLVPTAPAIAAAMHDRDGVWRSVLPMTS
- the gltD_1 gene encoding glutamate synthase [NADPH] small chain; amino-acid sequence: MSDRFHPISMRQLSRWVFSELAEKDSIFGVPRSAFFVPSPDDHFRTNKYGYPMDNPFGVAAGPHTQMAQNIVVAWLNGARFIELKTVQTLDELDVSKPCIDCQDEGYNVEWSQELKIHESFDEYLRAWVLIHALHRKLGFRGDGPGMIFNMSVGYDYAGIRRPNVQWYLDQMSDASDHLDGYVDIVAEDYPDVHDVDIPTRLSDTITLSTMHGCPPDEIEKISKYLMRERVLHTSVKSNPTLLGPERVREILHDDLGYVDVAVPDEAFEHDLRYDDAVAMFRRLLRVAHSMGVTFGVKLSNTLEVLNFREVFEETTMYMSGRALHAITVNVANELNEEFNGDLPISFAGGADAFNVPALLRSGMKSVTVCSDLLKSGGYMRMLQYFETTDAAMDLVGATDLTDFIARSAIRDPGFSDFVSILSTTSFSDTGLNPDVDECEALAGLLSGGFEGSASEAIRDWGVRRGLTETEVGEFGDEVVKALARINLRTYASQVRQAWELKKGSFLRDRSKTTRPLGLFDCIEAPCEDECPVNQRVPEYMRAVQEGDWDRAVEVTRRDNPIPTILGDVCDHLCELTCIRTHYDEPLAIRDIKRFIMQHETDPNLIPQAPPNGIRVAIIGTGPAGISAAERLAMNGFSVTMFEQHPYPGGMVAGAIPEYRLPRHEIDHDLEALDELGVEIRYGQTAGKDFTISDLRGQGYAYIIVSVGAQIGKRLGLEGEDAAGVIDALHFLREAREGHPVPVGKRVAVIGAGDTAMDCARTAWRLGADEVTVVYRRTIDQMPADREEVRALLEEGIGVEELASPVGLHIEGGALTGLVCVRNEYRGDRDGSGRKIPHPIEGSEFELPFDMLILAISQDALIDFFGEEMPRLTDRGYLEVDPLTLETSVGGVFAAGDVAGSGPASIVKAAADGKTVAAVIVTREGGEVGPAPRVLPDVSVVEIQVRKAHREYRVPITHVPVADRRNFAISTFPYTIEEARAEAARCLDCDLYCSICVGVCPNMALMTYVSEPITMDLPVVTINDGASQVTDHTPFRVEQGYQIVVLTDFCNECGNCVTFCPTAGEPYRDKPRLYLNREDFLAETDNAFMLSESDGVPSMQGRFSGETHEIELNGSLAYRGTVGSARLDPNTFAVLDATGAEGSVFGFEEAATMYAILRGLQDSMPQLPRIGGEDKGRIPPPQFVS